A window of Nasonia vitripennis strain AsymCx chromosome 3 unlocalized genomic scaffold, Nvit_psr_1.1 chr3_random0004, whole genome shotgun sequence contains these coding sequences:
- the LOC100678188 gene encoding cilia- and flagella-associated protein 65-like isoform X4 yields the protein MEYSFRTNCSIENYANIKNIGLDFGEVEVGVTKIKSIKIVNQSSTPLILELYGSLPCSPGQDYIKAFNSKIEMIEELDISDNFTNYLRDTTGVVKSNPPAISLSWNFMDFGQMQTGSENYVKRTPQTVCLTNHNIFNLLVIWEKDVSKTFSIQPQEAKVRSNQSIIFEIRFDPAEENTFYSRELIARTFRLPCCETSFNDIEAIQTSTVPDYVSLRLIGHTYSYGLNDCIPQYEIPETVIMPACIPATPVYTTFMIKNFCQQPLMFCFVPPDTSHYSIKPMMGLIGHKQEHQVIAVQLFPEAESDRAYVERWAVRLNGNPEYEIYIDLQGFAEQASLVFGDVNTVTLDPVHIGCRHTQSIPVRNPTRHCVRFEYSSSDFPKELSVQEISGIIHPNETVLHDWTFAPDRLGDSNFEISCRLRTDMSSRSTAVKVDVTGKCAEGSLIAIPEELNFGERAYKEVCESEFKMFNFSPVTINFSLICRPSKPLEIMNEPENDIEISPICGSISPGRGEKIKIVLTPTQPGFYELNIQYYVRSHLTADTVIPLIEPQNLCTLHCMCYLPTIQVQDLLYRAETNKQVSKVSLWKSLCIDDFNIALTNLLPYQETSVEMTIPFVDLNENEKFLIKLLVKNTKPIKSTLSLKQQSTCLCNDQKRKSRPRTKSTSKNGCLYCVHDHSCSIFPTKMTLSPGETGILTIDISSDTLQPSGIFWDLKIGEERYINWNIKLENQIILSGNYLNFKQINLKRLYMRYQTAWIYNDKECEASYTVDIKNLVMMNKKHYGIIFTCLNPQGILKKYERQPIIFGFCPNRFGIFKTTVLIKVNDIASILNIEAESTCTAREIDIEHDNCPLSDTFTTPEIEVYFNHNCVIASPISTHGKLIKLVMVHNHHPQDVLQYTWKNCEIPELVKINVNPTCGLIQPQTLLTFMIEIDVGSYECCLDIDLFCDFINVSERRLAEKKKSEEEKMLCQLKNEFTITDKGILLPKKPIFEETKKPSTFCKTLTLKIHTYDSESADDRVELHYQLKNTPNEEIARKLTTSNKSISANAANMSTHIFESMIWDIINSSSFSKTLKENLNNVHDLKYSQLPVDIGRRKNQAERTELVPPKRHVQDVLHTMICMVVHEEFNFDTAHFSHPTDIRQISYQKTYMEEHHHHRRHSKKMFMNKSMQ from the exons ATGGAGTACAG ttttcgAACCAATTGCAGCATTGAGAATTATGCGAACATCAAAAATATCGGTCTAGATTTCGGCGAAGTAGAGGTGGGAGTGACGAAaattaaatcaattaaaattgtcAATCAGAGCAGC ACACCACTTATTCTGGAGCTTTACGGTAGTCTACCCTGTAGCCCAGGCCAAGACTACATCAAGGCTTTTAACTCCAAAATCGAAATGATCGAAGAACTAGACATCTCGGATAATTTTACAAACTATTTGCGCGACACGACGGGCGTAGTCAAAAGCAACCCACCGGCGATTTCGCTATCTTGGAACTTCATGGATTTCGGCCAAATGCAAACCGGTTCGGAAAATTACGTGAAAAGGACCCCGCAAACTGTATGTTTGACTAATCACAATATATTCAATTTACTCGTCATCTGGGAAAAAG ATGTTTCAAAAACATTCAGTATTCAACCACAAGAAGCTAAAGTGCGCAGCAATCAATCAATAATTTTCGAAATCCGATTCGATCCTGCCGAAGAAAACACTTTTTATTCGAGAGAGCTGATAGCGCGAACTTTTCGATTACCTTGTTGCGAAACCAGTTTTAACGATATCGAAGCGATACAAACGAGCACAGTTCCTGATTACGTTTCTCTTCGCCTGATTG gTCACACCTACAGTTACGGCTTGAATGATTGCATACCGCAGTACGAAATCCCGGAGACTGTGATAATGCCAGCTTGCATTCCTGCTACGCCGGTTTACACGAcgtttatgataaaaaatttttgcCAGCAGCCTCTGATGTTTTGTTTTGTTCCGCCGGACACGAGTCACTATAGCATCAAACCAATGATGGGACTTATTGGACA CAAGCAGGAGCACCAAGTAATAGCGGTGCAGCTGTTTCCCGAAGCCGAAAGTGATCGTGCCTACGTCGAACGCTGGGCAGTTCGACTAAACGGCAATCCCGAGTACGAGATCTATATCGATCTTCAGGGCTTCGCCGAGCAAGCAAGCCTCGTCTTCGGCGACGTCAACACCGTGACCCTCGATCCGGTGCACATCGGCTGCCGACACACACAGTCGATACCAGTACGCAACCCAACGCGACACTGCGTGCG ATTTGAATATTCAAGCAGTGACTTTCCAAAAGAACTTTCTGTTCAGGAGATAAGTGGTATTATACATCCAAATGAAACGGTGCTCCACGATTGGACTTTTGCGCCAGACCGATTGGGCGATTCAAACTTCGAAATCTCTTGCCGATTACGTACCGATATGAGCAGCAGAAGTACCGCCGTAAAAGTCGATGTGACTGGAAAATGCGCTGAGGGATCTCTTATA GCGATTCCCGAAGAATTGAATTTCGGTGAACGAGCTTACAAAGAAGTGTGTGAGTCGGAATTCAAAATGTTCAACTTCAGCCCAGTCACGATCAATTTTTCACTGATTTGTCGGCCTTCAAAACCGTTAGAAATAATGAACGAGCCAGAAAATGATATTGAGATTTCGCCAATATGCGGATCAATCAGTCCaggaagaggagaaaaaattaaaattgtccTAACTCCAACCCAGCCAGGGTTTTATGAACTGAATATTCAGTACTACGTTAGGTCACACCTAACGGCGGATACTGTGATTCCACTGATCGAACCGCAAAATCTTTGTACACTACACTGCATGTGCTATTTACCCACAATACAA GTGCAGGATTTGCTATACCGAGCAGAAACTAACAAACAAGTCAGTAAAGTTTCTCTGTGGAAATCCTTATGTATTGACGA CTTCAATATAGCCTTAACAAATCTACTACCTTATCAAGAGACGTCAGTGGAAATGACTATCCCATTCGTCGATCTAAATGAAAAcgaaaagtttttaataaaactattAGTAAAAAATACAAAGCCAATAAAATCTACATTATCTCTCAAACAACAAAGTACTTGTTTATGCAATGatcaaaagagaaaaagccgACCGAGAACAAAATCTACTTCGAAAAATGGTTGTTTGTACTGCGTTCACGATCACTCATGTTCAATTTTCCCGACAAAAATGACGTTATCG CCTGGCGAAACGGGTATTCTCACAATAGACATATCAAGTGATACCTTACAGCCATCTGGAATATTTTGGGATTTAAAAATAGGGGAAGAAAGATATATTAATTGGAATATCAAACTCgaaaatcaaataattttgtcTGGCAATTACTTAAACTTCAAACAAATAAATCTTAAACGGCTTTACATGCGCTATCAG ACAGCTTGGATATACAACGACAAAGAATGCGAAGCTTCTTACACAGTAGACATTAAAAATCTTGTTATGATGAACAAgaaacattacggaattatTTTCACATGTTTAAATCCTCAAGGGATTCTGAAAAAATATGAGCGCCAACCGATAATCTTTGGATTTTGTCCGAACCGATTCGGaatatttaaa acaactgttttaataaaagtcAACGATATTGCATCAATTTTAAACATAGAAGCCGAATCCACATGCACTGCTCGAGAGATTGATATTGAGCATGATAATTGTCCGCTTTCGGATACATTCACGACTCCGGAAATAGAAGTATACTTCAACCATAATTGCGTCATAGCTTCCCCTATATCAACCCACGGAAAATTGATCAAATTGGTCATGGTTCATAATCATCATCCCCAAGACGTTTTGCAATATACGTGGAAAAA TTGCGAGATACCTGAGCTAGTTAAAATCAATGTAAATCCAACTTGCGGCTTAATACAGCCTCAAACTCTGCTAACTTTCATGATAGAAATAGACGTTGGTTCTTACGAATGCTGCTTAGATATTGATTTATTCTGTGATTTTATAAACGTGAGCGAAAGACGTCttgcagaaaaaaagaagtcggaagaggaaaaaatgttGTGCCAGCTGAAAAACGAATTCACTATTACAGATAAAGGAATCCTTCTTCCT AAGAAACCGATTTTCGaagaaacaaagaaaccatCAACGTTTTGCAAAACGTTGACGTTAAAAATCCATACCTACGATTCCGAATCCGCTGATGACAGAGTTGAGTTGCATTaccaattaaaaaatacaccAAATGAAGAAATCGCGAGAAAATTGACTACTTCCAATAAAAGCATTTCTGCAAATGCAGCTAACATGTCAACTCATATTTTTGAGAGTATGATATG GGATATTATCAATAGTAGCAGTTTCTCTAAAACgttaaaagaaaatctaaATAATGTTCACGATCTTAAATATTCTCAACTACCAGTCGACATTGGAAGACGAAAAAATCAAGCAGAAAGAACGGAACTCGTTCCACCGAAACGACATGTGCAAGACGTTTTGCATACC ATGATATGCATGGTTGTCCATGAAGAATTCAACTTTGATACGGCACACTTTTCTCACCCTACTGATATTCGGCAAATATCTTACCAAAAAACTTACATGGAAGAACaccatcatcatcgtcgtcatagtaaaaaaatgtttatgaaTAAAAGCATGCAATAA